One window of Ignavibacteriota bacterium genomic DNA carries:
- a CDS encoding multicopper oxidase domain-containing protein, with product MNTRRKFIKNTSALTVGLIANNFLFNSKAYSKDNIDNKILGTENLFQNPPLFDTTNVMMIMNSTHEFVSGVNSNIISLGGGFPAPTIKVKKGDTLNVSFHNMLGENTNIHWHGIYAPENMDGHPSNFLKPNQAFTYEYQIIQRAGTYYYHSHNHMTTAKQVYNGMYGFLIIVDDEEKSLNLPSAEFEMLMAIQDIRLGTNDKLLYAPNALDKMEGWLGNITLLNGIMNTVKKVSKDSYRLRLVNASNARIYKLAFDDLRTFNIIGTDGGLLEKPFEVTSVFLGPAERLDIIVDFKGDSVGNSVKFISESYDPPVGHMGKPTYPQGIKLDIIRFDILDESKSSFTLPLKLSVIEKIPELNSVKTRNFELQMQMMSMKHTINNKFYDMDRIDETINFGDIEIWNFVNKDIDMMHPIHIHGLQFQILSRSSSPEIPEYEQGWKDTFLINGGETVRVIAKFNGYEGKYLLHCHNLEHEDDGMMHNYNVINSTSVENESKSAIEIYPNPAKDFVTITNIDQSNINDLKIFDFNGNIITKYKSSLNNGILTINLSDISSGNYFITLKNQLLKFSIVK from the coding sequence ATGAATACCAGAAGAAAATTTATTAAAAATACAAGTGCCCTTACGGTAGGTTTAATCGCAAATAATTTCCTTTTCAATAGCAAGGCATATTCTAAAGATAATATTGATAACAAAATACTCGGAACAGAAAATTTATTTCAAAATCCACCTTTGTTTGATACTACAAATGTGATGATGATAATGAATTCAACACATGAATTTGTTTCCGGTGTTAATAGCAATATTATAAGTCTTGGAGGGGGTTTTCCCGCACCCACAATAAAAGTAAAAAAAGGAGATACTTTAAATGTGTCTTTCCATAATATGCTTGGAGAAAATACAAATATTCATTGGCATGGGATATATGCACCTGAGAATATGGACGGGCATCCCTCAAATTTTCTTAAACCGAATCAGGCTTTTACGTATGAATATCAAATAATACAAAGAGCCGGAACTTATTATTATCATTCGCATAACCACATGACTACAGCTAAACAAGTTTATAATGGAATGTACGGATTCCTGATTATTGTAGATGATGAAGAAAAATCCCTAAATTTACCGTCGGCAGAATTTGAGATGTTAATGGCAATACAAGATATAAGATTAGGAACAAATGATAAACTCTTATATGCTCCAAATGCTCTTGATAAGATGGAAGGCTGGTTAGGCAATATTACTCTCCTCAATGGAATCATGAATACAGTAAAAAAAGTCAGCAAAGATTCTTATCGTTTAAGGTTAGTCAATGCATCAAATGCAAGGATTTACAAATTAGCTTTTGATGATTTAAGAACATTTAATATAATCGGTACAGACGGAGGACTTCTCGAAAAGCCATTTGAAGTGACATCTGTTTTTTTGGGACCTGCTGAAAGATTGGATATAATTGTTGATTTCAAGGGTGACTCCGTTGGAAATTCAGTGAAATTTATATCCGAATCATACGATCCACCTGTGGGACATATGGGAAAACCTACTTATCCGCAAGGAATAAAACTTGATATAATAAGATTTGATATTCTGGATGAATCCAAATCTTCATTTACTTTACCTTTAAAATTATCTGTAATTGAAAAAATTCCTGAATTAAATTCAGTAAAAACAAGAAATTTTGAACTTCAGATGCAAATGATGAGTATGAAGCATACTATCAATAATAAATTTTACGATATGGATAGGATTGATGAAACAATCAATTTCGGTGATATTGAAATCTGGAATTTTGTAAACAAAGATATTGATATGATGCATCCGATTCATATACACGGCTTACAATTTCAAATTCTCAGCCGATCATCATCTCCTGAAATACCCGAATATGAGCAGGGATGGAAAGATACTTTTTTGATAAATGGCGGTGAAACAGTTAGAGTTATTGCCAAATTTAACGGTTATGAAGGCAAATATTTGCTTCACTGCCACAATCTTGAACACGAAGATGACGGTATGATGCATAATTATAATGTTATCAATTCTACATCCGTTGAAAATGAATCAAAAAGTGCAATTGAAATATATCCAAATCCCGCTAAAGATTTTGTAACAATTACAAATATTGACCAATCGAATATTAATGATTTGAAGATATTTGATTTTAATGGAAATATTATAACCAAATACAAATCAAGTTTAAA